Proteins co-encoded in one Holophagales bacterium genomic window:
- a CDS encoding 6-phosphofructokinase gives MSKLIGVLTSGGDTPGLNAALRAVGKAAELRHGMQVIGFRDGFRGLMENRTVWLDDRTLSGILTHGGTILGTSRDKPYAMPVAGKTLDMTDLIVENYRKHHLDALICLGGGGTQKNAHHLQKAGLNVVTIPKTIDNDVAMTDVTFGYDTALGIATEAVDRLHSTAHSHHRIIVVEVMGHKAGWLALGAGVAGGADVILIPEIPYDVESVAGAILKRFRSEKRFSIVAVAEGALSKEQAEAAGASKSKEKDPGGKKEKAGKKGKEAGSTVAGEGHQTGKALGLAQRLEELTGLESRVTILGYLQRGGTPSAADRFLATRLGTACADLVAKRKFGVMVAARGEGTKPVPLEEVVGIRKTVPLDHPWVEAARSVGTCLGD, from the coding sequence ATGTCCAAGCTCATCGGGGTCCTGACGTCGGGTGGAGACACGCCCGGCCTGAATGCCGCCCTCCGGGCCGTCGGCAAGGCGGCCGAGCTGCGCCACGGGATGCAGGTCATCGGTTTCCGCGACGGTTTCCGGGGCCTGATGGAGAACAGGACCGTCTGGCTCGACGACCGGACCCTCTCCGGGATCCTCACGCACGGAGGGACGATTCTCGGGACGAGCCGCGACAAGCCCTACGCGATGCCCGTGGCGGGAAAGACCCTCGACATGACCGATCTCATCGTCGAGAACTACCGCAAGCACCACCTCGACGCCCTCATCTGCCTCGGCGGCGGCGGGACGCAGAAGAACGCGCACCACCTCCAGAAGGCGGGCCTGAACGTCGTCACGATTCCGAAGACGATCGACAACGACGTCGCGATGACCGACGTGACGTTCGGCTACGACACCGCGCTCGGCATCGCGACCGAGGCGGTGGACCGGCTCCACTCCACGGCCCACAGCCACCACCGGATCATCGTGGTCGAGGTGATGGGTCACAAGGCGGGCTGGCTCGCCCTCGGGGCCGGCGTGGCGGGCGGGGCCGACGTCATCCTGATCCCCGAGATCCCCTACGACGTCGAGTCTGTGGCGGGCGCGATCCTGAAAAGGTTCCGGAGCGAGAAGCGCTTCTCCATCGTCGCGGTGGCGGAGGGCGCGCTCTCGAAGGAGCAGGCCGAAGCGGCCGGAGCTTCGAAGTCGAAGGAGAAGGACCCGGGCGGGAAAAAGGAAAAGGCCGGAAAGAAGGGGAAGGAGGCCGGGAGCACCGTGGCGGGAGAGGGGCACCAGACCGGCAAGGCGCTCGGCCTCGCCCAGCGACTGGAGGAGCTGACGGGCCTGGAGTCGCGGGTGACGATCCTCGGCTACCTCCAGCGCGGTGGGACCCCCTCTGCCGCCGACCGGTTCCTCGCGACCCGTCTCGGCACCGCCTGTGCAGACCTCGTCGCGAAGCGGAAGTTCGGAGTCATGGTGGCCGCGCGCGGTGAGGGGACGAAGCCGGTCCCGCTGGAAGAAGTCGTCGGAATCCGGAAGACGGTCCCTCTCGACCACCCCTGGGTCGAGGCCGCACGCTCCGTCGGTACCTGCCTGGGGGACTAG
- a CDS encoding Hsp20/alpha crystallin family protein has protein sequence MITRWNDSFRELESFRNQVNRLFGEAYPASRTSDEAPSLAAWAPPVDISETPDLLVFQVELPGFSQDNLKLRAENGVLTLEGERTFEKEHEKKAYHRVERAYGRFVRAFSLPVNVDPEKINATLVDGVLTIELPKREEAKPKSIPIGIGTAKQISATAK, from the coding sequence ATGATTACGCGCTGGAACGATTCCTTCCGTGAGCTCGAGTCCTTCCGCAACCAGGTCAATCGGCTCTTCGGCGAGGCGTACCCCGCAAGCCGGACCTCGGACGAGGCTCCGAGCCTCGCGGCCTGGGCGCCGCCGGTCGACATCAGCGAGACCCCGGACCTGCTCGTGTTCCAGGTCGAGCTTCCCGGCTTCTCGCAGGACAACCTCAAGCTACGCGCCGAGAACGGCGTCCTGACGCTCGAGGGCGAGCGGACGTTCGAGAAGGAGCACGAGAAGAAGGCCTACCACCGCGTCGAGCGGGCCTACGGGCGATTCGTTCGCGCCTTCTCGCTCCCCGTGAACGTCGACCCGGAGAAGATCAATGCAACTCTCGTCGACGGCGTCCTGACGATCGAGCTCCCGAAGCGCGAAGAGGCGAAGCCGAAGTCCATCCCGATCGGAATCGGCACGGCGAAGCAGATCTCCGCTACGGCGAAATGA
- a CDS encoding NADH:flavin oxidoreductase/NADH oxidase, whose product MALFTPFSLRSVTFPNRVGVSPMCQYSAESGVANDWHLVHLGARAIGGAGLVMTEAAAVSPEGRISPQDLGLWTDEQVAPLARIAAFLSAQGSVPAIQLAHSGRKASTKRPWDGGGPASPADGGWSPVIAPSTVPFDDGWQVPLALDEEGLARVVADFVAAARRAVAAGFRVAEVHAAHGYLLHQFLSPISNRRTDAWGGSLENRMRFPLRVVEAVRSAWPDDLPLFLRISATDWFEEGFVPSEAVVFARHARAAGVDLVDCSSGGMHPRARVPVGPGYQVPFAARIRAEAGVATAAVGLITTARQADEIIESGQADLVLLGREMLRSPNWALRASAELGVPLPGPGPYERARPFG is encoded by the coding sequence ATGGCCCTCTTCACACCCTTTTCGCTCCGGTCCGTCACGTTCCCGAACCGGGTCGGCGTCTCCCCCATGTGCCAGTACTCCGCAGAGAGCGGCGTCGCGAACGACTGGCACCTGGTTCACCTCGGGGCGCGCGCGATCGGAGGCGCCGGGCTCGTCATGACCGAGGCGGCCGCCGTCTCTCCAGAGGGGCGCATCAGCCCGCAGGATCTCGGCCTCTGGACCGACGAGCAGGTCGCCCCGCTCGCACGGATCGCGGCGTTCCTGTCGGCCCAGGGCTCGGTGCCCGCGATCCAGCTCGCGCATTCCGGACGAAAAGCGTCGACGAAGCGACCGTGGGACGGCGGCGGCCCCGCGTCGCCCGCAGACGGGGGCTGGTCGCCGGTCATCGCGCCGAGCACCGTCCCGTTCGACGACGGCTGGCAGGTCCCGCTCGCGCTCGACGAAGAGGGCCTGGCACGGGTCGTCGCCGACTTCGTGGCCGCGGCGCGCCGTGCGGTCGCCGCCGGCTTCCGGGTTGCCGAGGTCCACGCGGCGCACGGCTACCTGCTGCACCAGTTCCTGTCACCGATCTCCAACCGTCGAACCGATGCCTGGGGCGGCTCGCTCGAGAACCGGATGCGCTTCCCGCTTCGGGTCGTCGAAGCGGTCCGCTCCGCGTGGCCCGATGACTTGCCACTCTTCCTCCGGATCTCGGCCACCGACTGGTTCGAGGAAGGATTCGTTCCCTCAGAGGCGGTCGTCTTCGCCCGCCACGCGCGTGCGGCCGGTGTCGATCTCGTCGACTGCTCCTCAGGGGGGATGCACCCGAGGGCGCGGGTCCCGGTCGGCCCCGGATATCAGGTCCCTTTCGCGGCCCGGATCCGGGCAGAGGCCGGCGTGGCGACCGCCGCGGTCGGCCTGATCACGACGGCCCGCCAGGCCGACGAGATCATCGAGAGCGGCCAGGCAGACCTCGTCCTCCTCGGCCGGGAGATGCTCCGCTCGCCCAACTGGGCTCTTCGCGCGTCCGCAGAACTGGGCGTGCCGCTTCCTGGTCCAGGCCCTTACGAACGCGCAAGGCCATTTGGGTAA
- the pepE gene encoding dipeptidase PepE yields the protein MTDARHRLLLVSSSTIHGHGYLDHVADALAAFLAGVKTLTFVPYALADRDGYAAKVRERFAGLGIEVLSVHQAPDPRAAIRAAGAVFVGGGNTFRLLKWLQDEGLLGPIRDRAGEGMPYVGSSAGTNVAAPSIRTTNDMPIVQTANLLSLGLVPYQINPHYLDPDPASTHKGETREERLLQYLEESPVPVLGLRESAYLRVENGVTQLLGEKGARVFKRGTAPFDIEAGAEIEPLLG from the coding sequence ATGACGGACGCGCGCCACCGGCTTCTCCTCGTCAGCAGCTCGACGATCCACGGACACGGCTACCTCGACCACGTCGCCGACGCCCTCGCGGCCTTTCTCGCCGGCGTGAAGACGCTGACTTTCGTTCCGTACGCCCTTGCCGACCGTGACGGATACGCAGCGAAGGTGCGGGAGCGATTTGCGGGTCTCGGGATAGAGGTCCTGAGCGTCCACCAGGCGCCCGACCCGCGCGCGGCCATCCGTGCCGCCGGGGCCGTCTTCGTCGGCGGTGGCAACACGTTCCGCCTCTTGAAGTGGCTCCAGGACGAAGGGCTCCTCGGCCCGATCCGCGACCGGGCCGGAGAGGGGATGCCGTACGTCGGCTCGAGCGCCGGGACGAATGTCGCCGCGCCGTCGATCCGCACGACGAATGACATGCCGATCGTCCAGACGGCGAACCTCCTCTCCCTCGGCCTCGTGCCGTACCAGATCAACCCGCACTACCTCGACCCGGACCCGGCCTCGACCCACAAGGGGGAGACCCGGGAGGAGCGCCTCCTGCAGTACCTCGAGGAGAGCCCGGTGCCGGTGCTCGGGCTGCGCGAGTCGGCCTACCTCCGTGTCGAGAACGGCGTGACGCAGCTCCTGGGCGAGAAGGGTGCGCGCGTCTTCAAGCGCGGGACGGCGCCGTTCGACATCGAGGCGGGCGCCGAGATCGAGCCGCTCCTGGGCTGA
- a CDS encoding septal ring lytic transglycosylase RlpA family protein — protein MKGEGVERGLASWYGADFAGLPTASGETFEPGRVSAAHRALPLGTVVDVTNEKNGRTVRVRINDRGPFIAGRIVDLSRAAAEEIGAVSDGVVPVTLTVVSLGPGRRTTPGRKGPGDEAAVTSWAVQAGAFASEENAARLKERLAERYPQPWLEPFDGLTRVKFGPYPSRDEAEAARDTLAELGLAGIVVPNR, from the coding sequence TTGAAGGGGGAAGGGGTCGAACGGGGCCTCGCCTCCTGGTACGGGGCCGACTTCGCGGGGCTGCCGACGGCGAGCGGGGAGACCTTCGAGCCGGGCCGCGTCTCGGCCGCACACAGGGCGCTGCCGCTCGGGACCGTCGTCGACGTGACGAACGAGAAGAACGGGCGAACGGTGAGGGTACGGATCAACGACCGGGGCCCATTCATCGCCGGGCGGATCGTCGACCTCTCGCGCGCTGCCGCCGAGGAGATCGGAGCCGTCAGCGACGGGGTCGTCCCCGTGACGCTCACCGTCGTCTCGCTCGGGCCGGGACGGCGAACCACCCCGGGCCGGAAGGGACCGGGAGACGAAGCTGCCGTGACCTCCTGGGCCGTCCAGGCCGGCGCCTTCGCGAGCGAGGAGAACGCCGCACGGTTGAAGGAACGCCTCGCCGAACGCTACCCTCAGCCCTGGCTCGAGCCGTTCGACGGGTTGACGCGAGTGAAGTTCGGCCCCTACCCGTCTCGCGACGAGGCCGAGGCGGCCCGCGACACCCTCGCGGAGCTCGGCCTCGCCGGCATCGTCGTACCCAATCGCTGA
- a CDS encoding adenylosuccinate lyase has translation MNADAYENPLTGRYASTEMSALFSARHKFAPWRRLWLWLAEAERELGLPIPEAAITAFREHLVPTDGELEAADRYERDTKHDVMAQIHALGDVAPEARPYIHLGATSAFVGDNADLLVLRDALGLVQRRAVRVIARLAAFAREQKDVACVGYTHFQAAQPTTVGKRACLWIQDLVLDVHELSRRGDELKFLGCKGATGTQASFVMLFGGDARKADLLDRKVAEKAGFPNRLLISGQTYTRKQDAFVLSALSGVAASASKFAHDLRLLQHMKEVEEPFGSRQVGSSAMPYKRNPMKCERMNALSRWILTTAENGSWTHATQWLERTLDDSANRRLALAETFLAADALLILWEAVASGLVVHPEVVRRRLAEELPFLATENVLMAATKKGGDRQALHERIRVYAQAAGDRLKAEGGENDLLDRIAADALFRLSREEVAAAADPRIFVGRAPEQVEEFLAAEVDPLLAAHAAALSDAPVEVKV, from the coding sequence TTGAACGCCGACGCGTACGAGAACCCCCTGACGGGGCGCTACGCCTCGACGGAGATGTCGGCTCTCTTCTCGGCGCGCCACAAGTTCGCCCCGTGGCGACGCCTCTGGCTCTGGCTCGCCGAGGCGGAGAGGGAGCTGGGCCTGCCGATCCCCGAGGCCGCGATCACCGCCTTCCGGGAGCACCTCGTTCCGACCGACGGCGAGCTCGAGGCGGCCGACCGGTACGAGCGCGACACGAAGCACGACGTGATGGCGCAGATCCACGCCCTCGGCGACGTGGCGCCGGAGGCGCGCCCCTACATCCACCTCGGCGCGACGTCGGCTTTCGTCGGCGACAACGCCGACCTCCTCGTCCTGCGCGACGCGCTCGGGCTCGTGCAGAGGCGCGCCGTGCGCGTCATCGCCCGGCTCGCGGCCTTCGCGCGCGAGCAGAAGGACGTCGCCTGCGTCGGCTACACCCACTTCCAGGCGGCCCAGCCGACGACCGTCGGCAAGCGCGCCTGCCTCTGGATCCAGGACCTCGTCCTCGACGTCCACGAGCTCTCGCGGCGCGGGGACGAGCTGAAGTTCCTCGGGTGCAAGGGCGCGACGGGCACGCAGGCGTCCTTCGTCATGCTCTTCGGGGGCGACGCCAGGAAGGCCGACCTCCTCGACCGGAAAGTCGCCGAGAAGGCGGGCTTCCCGAATCGGCTCCTCATCTCGGGGCAGACCTACACCCGCAAGCAGGACGCCTTCGTCCTCTCCGCCCTCTCCGGAGTCGCCGCCTCCGCCTCGAAGTTCGCCCACGACCTGAGGCTCCTGCAGCACATGAAGGAGGTCGAGGAGCCGTTCGGTTCGAGGCAGGTCGGATCGTCGGCCATGCCCTACAAGAGGAACCCCATGAAGTGCGAGCGGATGAACGCCCTCTCGCGCTGGATCCTCACGACGGCCGAGAACGGCAGCTGGACGCACGCGACGCAGTGGCTCGAGCGGACCCTCGACGATTCCGCGAACCGGCGACTCGCCCTCGCCGAAACGTTCCTCGCCGCCGACGCCCTCCTCATTCTCTGGGAGGCGGTCGCCTCGGGTCTCGTCGTCCACCCGGAGGTCGTCCGCCGAAGGCTCGCCGAAGAGCTCCCGTTCCTGGCGACGGAGAACGTCCTGATGGCCGCCACGAAAAAGGGGGGAGACCGGCAGGCGCTGCACGAACGGATCCGGGTCTACGCCCAGGCCGCCGGCGACCGCCTGAAGGCGGAAGGGGGCGAGAACGACCTCCTCGACCGGATCGCCGCCGACGCGCTCTTTCGCCTCTCGCGCGAGGAGGTCGCCGCCGCCGCGGACCCACGCATCTTCGTCGGCCGCGCGCCCGAGCAGGTCGAGGAGTTCCTCGCGGCCGAGGTCGACCCGCTCCTGGCCGCTCACGCCGCGGCTCTCTCGGACGCTCCCGTCGAGGTGAAGGTCTGA
- a CDS encoding TonB family protein codes for MVFLAASLAACGGGNEAGPDPMPASGGAAFVSLSRVPLRAEPQAKGAIVTLLPRGSQVRLEAVEGAFARVVAKGGREGWLEAGTFETSPEQQARERRTKAVAGFATVGGRIVSPCPVYLAPDYGAARWGELEDGDPVEVVLAEHDFLGVRLLGIDLAFVPAHAVRYLAPPRPTPAMPRPAPVEPPDSPVPGSGATAGAGGGASPEEAEAESAEPYASLPFGAEPPVLKRRVEPQYPSVARKAGIGGEVVLQIVVERDGTIGSVFAVEEAPMGLTTAATDAVRRWVYTPARLDGRPIAVVKTVRVRFTPAAP; via the coding sequence GTGGTCTTCCTCGCGGCGTCCCTCGCCGCCTGCGGCGGCGGGAACGAGGCGGGGCCGGACCCGATGCCGGCCTCGGGCGGGGCCGCATTCGTATCCCTCTCCCGTGTACCGCTGCGCGCCGAGCCACAGGCGAAGGGCGCCATCGTGACGCTCCTGCCCCGCGGCTCCCAGGTGCGGCTCGAGGCGGTCGAAGGGGCCTTCGCGCGCGTCGTCGCGAAGGGCGGTCGGGAAGGGTGGCTCGAGGCAGGCACCTTCGAGACCTCGCCGGAGCAGCAGGCGCGCGAACGCCGAACGAAGGCCGTGGCCGGCTTCGCGACCGTCGGAGGCCGGATCGTCTCGCCCTGTCCCGTCTACCTCGCGCCCGACTATGGCGCGGCGCGCTGGGGAGAGCTGGAGGACGGTGACCCGGTCGAGGTCGTCCTCGCCGAGCACGACTTTCTCGGGGTGCGGCTCCTCGGTATCGACCTGGCCTTCGTCCCCGCGCACGCCGTCCGGTACCTCGCACCGCCCCGTCCGACGCCGGCGATGCCTCGGCCCGCACCCGTCGAACCGCCGGATTCCCCGGTCCCGGGCAGCGGCGCGACCGCCGGGGCCGGCGGCGGGGCGAGCCCGGAAGAGGCGGAGGCCGAGTCGGCCGAGCCCTACGCGTCGCTCCCCTTCGGGGCGGAGCCTCCGGTCCTGAAGAGGCGCGTCGAGCCGCAGTACCCTTCCGTGGCCCGGAAAGCCGGGATCGGTGGAGAGGTCGTCCTTCAGATCGTCGTGGAGCGCGACGGGACGATCGGCAGCGTCTTCGCGGTGGAGGAAGCCCCGATGGGGCTCACGACCGCGGCCACCGATGCCGTCCGCCGATGGGTCTACACCCCCGCCCGGCTCGACGGGCGCCCTATCGCCGTCGTGAAGACGGTCCGGGTCCGCTTCACGCCCGCGGCACCCTGA
- a CDS encoding FHA domain-containing protein, protein MYELVYEVEGRPQRYRITGPEVFLGRSSENEIVLNDFSVSRRHAVIRRENERWIIVDQNSTNGVKVNGRFVASSPIAPGDVLTVGTFSLTVREEAPVVRPKAPVQPVGESSSTFVRSIADFNRDFHLEDYVPEDEGEPLTQSGKRSTSAVARSKIFEILVQVAKTLILAREVQEILGRVVDLLFEHLPVDRAVVVLVGDEGRLVPMLSRQRGKESGDAGETFSHTIVESVIQNRVAVLTSDALADGRFEAGQSIRIQQIRSAMCVPLWNQDRVIGALHVDTPLRAGSFTADDLDLLTALGNFAAVAIERARLQRRIEKEERIRERLSRYHSPGVVEEIASDASGVIDRVRTRNVSVFFADIVGFTSAAEGMDPDALSRFLSTFFTFAADAIFAEGGTLDKFIGDAVMAFFGAPIVQPDHARRAVSAACKLVENVKAWNLERVARGEPPVGVRIGVNTGNAVVGDIGSAQRVDYTVLGNTVNVAARIEEYVAGPNEVAVGEETARLTSDDFSYEPLGDVKLKGLSRGLPCYRVRLDARGVPLPAPR, encoded by the coding sequence ATGTACGAGCTCGTCTACGAGGTCGAGGGTCGACCCCAGCGCTACCGGATCACGGGTCCGGAGGTCTTTCTCGGGCGGTCGAGCGAGAACGAGATCGTCCTGAACGATTTCTCGGTCTCCCGCCGCCACGCGGTCATCCGGCGGGAGAACGAGCGCTGGATCATCGTCGACCAGAACTCGACCAATGGCGTGAAGGTCAACGGGCGTTTCGTCGCCTCCTCGCCGATCGCGCCGGGCGACGTCCTGACGGTCGGGACGTTCTCCCTCACCGTTCGGGAGGAAGCGCCCGTCGTGAGGCCGAAGGCGCCGGTGCAGCCCGTCGGGGAGTCGTCCTCCACCTTCGTCCGGTCGATCGCCGACTTCAACCGCGACTTCCACCTCGAGGACTACGTTCCGGAGGACGAGGGCGAGCCCCTGACGCAGTCGGGCAAGCGCTCGACCTCGGCCGTGGCCCGGAGCAAGATCTTCGAGATCCTCGTCCAGGTCGCCAAGACGCTCATCCTCGCCCGCGAGGTCCAGGAGATCCTGGGGCGCGTCGTCGACCTCCTCTTCGAGCACCTCCCGGTCGACCGCGCCGTCGTCGTCCTCGTCGGAGACGAGGGCCGGCTCGTCCCGATGCTCTCGCGCCAGCGCGGGAAGGAGTCGGGTGACGCGGGGGAGACCTTCTCCCACACGATCGTCGAATCGGTGATCCAGAACCGGGTCGCCGTCCTCACGTCCGACGCCCTCGCCGATGGCCGGTTCGAGGCGGGACAGTCGATCCGGATCCAGCAGATCCGCTCGGCGATGTGCGTCCCGCTCTGGAACCAGGACCGCGTCATCGGCGCCCTGCACGTCGACACGCCGCTCCGGGCCGGGTCCTTCACCGCGGACGACCTCGACCTCCTGACCGCGCTCGGGAACTTCGCCGCCGTCGCCATCGAGCGGGCGCGCCTGCAGAGGCGGATCGAGAAGGAAGAGCGGATCAGGGAGCGCCTCTCGCGCTACCACTCGCCCGGCGTCGTCGAGGAGATCGCCTCCGACGCGAGCGGCGTCATCGACCGCGTGAGGACCCGGAACGTCTCGGTCTTCTTCGCCGACATCGTCGGCTTCACGAGCGCGGCCGAGGGAATGGACCCCGACGCGCTCTCGCGGTTCCTCTCGACGTTCTTCACCTTCGCGGCGGACGCCATCTTCGCGGAGGGGGGCACCCTCGACAAGTTCATCGGCGATGCCGTCATGGCCTTCTTCGGCGCGCCGATCGTCCAGCCCGACCACGCCCGCAGGGCCGTCTCCGCCGCCTGCAAGCTCGTCGAGAACGTCAAGGCGTGGAACCTCGAGCGGGTCGCCCGGGGCGAGCCGCCGGTGGGCGTGCGGATCGGCGTCAACACGGGGAACGCGGTCGTCGGCGACATCGGCTCGGCCCAGCGCGTCGACTACACCGTCCTGGGCAACACCGTGAACGTCGCCGCCCGGATCGAGGAGTACGTCGCCGGCCCGAACGAGGTCGCCGTCGGCGAGGAGACCGCCCGCCTGACGTCGGACGACTTCTCGTACGAGCCGCTCGGCGACGTGAAGCTCAAGGGGCTCTCGCGCGGTCTCCCGTGCTACCGGGTCCGGCTCGACGCTCGCGGCGTCCCGCTCCCCGCGCCACGCTGA
- a CDS encoding non-canonical purine NTP pyrophosphatase codes for MLPGPARRSRRPAPRATLNAPVPRQSRLPHLERGEGARGGGVPREARDGPRARDPRDPVPRLRRGRHGQGSRGRGELGVPVLVEDSGLSLPAWKGYPGPLTKYAVGAVGEAGFARLAHAWGDPRAEAVSNLGLAWPGASPADVVVAEGRVAGTLAPEPRGANGFGWDVIFIPAGETRTFAEMSVEEKNARSHRAKAFAELAALLAPGE; via the coding sequence GTGCTACCGGGTCCGGCTCGACGCTCGCGGCGTCCCGCTCCCCGCGCCACGCTGAATGCGCCCGTCCCTCGACAGTCTCGTCTTCCTCACCTCGAACGCGGGGAAGGCGCGCGAGGCGGCGGCGTTCCTCGGGAGGCCCGTGACGGCCCGCGCGCTCGAGATCCCCGAGATCCAGTCCCTCGACTTCGCCGAGGTCGTCACGGCCAAGGCTCTCGCGGCCGTGGAGAGCTCGGCGTCCCGGTCCTCGTCGAGGACTCGGGCCTCTCCCTCCCGGCCTGGAAGGGCTACCCCGGACCGCTCACGAAGTACGCGGTCGGAGCGGTGGGAGAAGCCGGCTTCGCGCGCCTCGCACATGCCTGGGGCGATCCGCGCGCCGAGGCCGTCTCGAACCTGGGCCTTGCCTGGCCGGGAGCCTCCCCGGCGGACGTCGTCGTCGCCGAGGGCCGCGTCGCGGGGACGCTCGCCCCCGAGCCCCGCGGCGCGAACGGTTTCGGCTGGGACGTGATCTTCATTCCCGCGGGCGAGACGAGGACGTTCGCCGAGATGAGCGTCGAGGAGAAGAACGCGCGCTCGCACCGGGCGAAGGCGTTCGCGGAGCTCGCGGCTCTCCTCGCTCCGGGCGAGTAG
- a CDS encoding dephospho-CoA kinase, with protein sequence MRRVGLTGGIASGKSAVAARWRELGIPVLDADRLVHALYEPGSAGAAAIADEFGQEVLDQRGAVDRPRLAALVFGDPASVARLNGRIHPLVRVETERWLAEREAEGHTAAVVEATLLVENGGRERFDHLVAVSAPEEVRLSRVLARDPASTREAVRARMSAQLSDEVRNAVCDDVLVSDGSVEELRGKADALAARLVSRAPDEGASPGADGHDPSPTHGKRT encoded by the coding sequence ATGCGCCGCGTCGGCCTCACCGGCGGGATCGCCTCCGGCAAGAGCGCCGTCGCCGCGCGCTGGCGCGAGCTGGGGATTCCCGTCCTCGACGCCGACCGCCTCGTCCATGCCCTCTACGAGCCCGGAAGCGCGGGGGCCGCCGCCATCGCCGACGAGTTCGGGCAGGAGGTCCTCGACCAGCGAGGCGCCGTCGACCGCCCGCGCCTCGCGGCCCTCGTCTTCGGCGACCCCGCGTCCGTCGCGCGCCTGAACGGCCGCATCCACCCCCTCGTGAGGGTCGAGACCGAACGCTGGCTCGCCGAGCGGGAGGCCGAAGGCCACACCGCCGCCGTAGTGGAGGCGACGCTCCTCGTCGAGAACGGCGGCCGGGAGCGCTTCGACCACCTCGTCGCCGTGTCGGCCCCCGAGGAGGTCCGCCTCTCCCGCGTCCTCGCCCGCGACCCGGCGTCGACGCGCGAGGCCGTCCGCGCCCGGATGAGCGCCCAGCTCTCCGACGAGGTCCGTAACGCAGTCTGCGACGACGTCCTCGTCAGCGACGGGTCCGTCGAGGAACTGCGCGGGAAGGCAGACGCACTCGCCGCGCGTCTGGTGTCGAGGGCACCGGACGAGGGCGCGAGCCCCGGCGCCGACGGCCACGACCCCTCGCCGACTCACGGAAAACGGACCTGA
- the folD gene encoding bifunctional methylenetetrahydrofolate dehydrogenase/methenyltetrahydrofolate cyclohydrolase FolD: MTATILDGAKVAADIRRETADAAAALASRGFVPGLCVIVAGDDPASQVYVRNKEKSAREAGIRAETLRFPATVTEAMLLAEIGRLNADEEVDGILVQLPLPGGIQSSRILEAIDPAKDVDGFHPVNVGRLVQGKRAPVPCTPAGIMELLRREDVPLRGVRAVVLGRSDIVGKPMATLLTKADATVTVAHSKTRDLPAICREADLLVAAIGRPAFVTAAFIRPGAVVVDVGINRIATAAEVARCFPGDEAKTEAFAAKGSLLVGDVHPVDVKERASRYTPVPGGVGPLTIALLLSNTVDLCRARRRL; encoded by the coding sequence ATGACCGCCACGATCCTCGACGGCGCGAAGGTCGCCGCCGACATCCGCCGCGAGACGGCCGACGCCGCCGCAGCCCTCGCCTCCCGGGGCTTCGTCCCCGGCCTCTGCGTCATCGTCGCCGGCGACGACCCCGCGAGCCAGGTCTACGTCAGGAACAAGGAGAAGAGCGCGCGGGAGGCCGGGATTCGGGCCGAGACGCTCCGGTTCCCCGCCACCGTCACGGAGGCGATGCTCCTCGCCGAGATCGGCCGCCTGAACGCCGACGAGGAGGTCGACGGAATTCTCGTCCAGCTGCCGCTCCCCGGCGGCATCCAGTCGTCGCGAATCCTGGAGGCCATAGACCCGGCGAAGGACGTGGACGGCTTCCACCCCGTCAACGTCGGCCGCCTCGTCCAGGGCAAGCGGGCCCCCGTCCCCTGCACCCCCGCCGGGATCATGGAGCTCCTCCGCCGCGAGGACGTGCCGCTGAGAGGGGTCCGCGCCGTCGTCCTCGGCCGGAGCGACATCGTCGGAAAGCCGATGGCGACCCTCCTGACGAAGGCCGACGCCACCGTCACCGTCGCCCACTCGAAGACCCGCGACCTCCCGGCCATCTGTCGCGAGGCGGACCTCCTCGTCGCCGCGATTGGCCGGCCGGCGTTCGTCACGGCCGCGTTCATCCGGCCGGGAGCCGTCGTCGTCGACGTGGGAATCAACCGGATCGCCACCGCCGCCGAGGTCGCCCGCTGCTTCCCCGGCGACGAGGCGAAGACCGAGGCGTTCGCGGCGAAGGGGTCGCTCCTCGTCGGCGACGTCCACCCCGTCGACGTGAAGGAGCGCGCCTCGCGCTACACCCCCGTCCCGGGCGGGGTCGGGCCGCTCACGATCGCGCTCCTCCTCTCGAACACCGTCGACCTCTGCCGCGCCCGCCGCAGGCTCTGA